In Cupriavidus basilensis, one genomic interval encodes:
- a CDS encoding helix-turn-helix domain-containing protein, with translation MSAYLQQQAKAPAAMPQAFHSPQLLDFLPLEPTPPATVSHKANCSSCAMRAICMGGNLNDADRSRLDAVIHNWRMVRRGEALYRAGDAFQSIYALRSGSFKTVLAHQNGCEQVSGFFLTGETLGLDGICTEHHACDAIALEDSAVCVIPFHLLEALCREMRSLQQHVHRMLSSEIVRESGVMLLLASLCAEQRVAAFLLNISARQHARGYSRRDLALRMTREEIGSYLGIKLETVSRTLSRFQRDGLIEVKGKRVTLLDLDALDRI, from the coding sequence ATGTCAGCGTACCTGCAACAGCAAGCGAAAGCGCCTGCGGCGATGCCCCAGGCCTTTCACAGCCCCCAATTGCTGGATTTCCTGCCCCTGGAACCCACCCCGCCGGCCACGGTGTCTCACAAGGCAAATTGCTCAAGCTGCGCCATGCGCGCCATCTGCATGGGTGGCAACCTGAACGATGCGGATCGCTCCAGGCTCGATGCCGTGATCCACAACTGGCGCATGGTCCGGCGCGGCGAAGCACTTTACCGGGCCGGCGACGCCTTTCAGAGCATCTATGCGCTGCGTTCCGGATCGTTCAAGACGGTGTTGGCGCACCAGAACGGCTGCGAGCAGGTCAGCGGCTTCTTCCTCACCGGCGAGACGCTCGGGCTGGATGGCATCTGCACGGAGCACCACGCCTGCGACGCCATCGCCCTGGAAGACAGCGCGGTGTGCGTCATTCCCTTCCATCTGCTAGAAGCGCTCTGCCGCGAGATGCGCTCGCTGCAGCAGCACGTGCACCGCATGCTAAGCAGCGAGATCGTGCGCGAATCGGGCGTGATGCTGCTGCTCGCCAGTTTGTGCGCCGAGCAGCGCGTTGCGGCATTCCTGCTCAATATCTCGGCGCGCCAGCATGCGCGCGGCTACTCCCGGCGCGACCTCGCGCTGCGCATGACGCGCGAAGAAATCGGCAGCTACCTGGGCATCAAGCTCGAGACCGTCAGCCGCACCTTGTCGCGCTTCCAGCGCGATGGCCTCATCGAGGTCAAGGGCAAGCGCGTGACCTTGCTGGATCTTGACGCGCTGGACCGCATCTAG
- a CDS encoding response regulator, producing the protein MNTMFLPDRLSVLLLEDSALIGARQARMLRSIQEVELLAQAREPRAALLAAQILLPDVVILSLSRYGRSGLSALQGLRKMRRQAIVVVLSNCPAAPMRSACLRAGASYFFDKTMEFDALRSTLLRLAAQKISARAAAPEHTAA; encoded by the coding sequence ATGAACACCATGTTTCTTCCCGATCGTCTGAGCGTCCTGCTGCTCGAGGACTCGGCCCTGATCGGCGCGCGGCAGGCCAGGATGCTCAGATCGATCCAGGAAGTGGAACTGCTCGCCCAGGCCCGCGAGCCACGCGCCGCACTGCTGGCCGCGCAGATCCTGTTGCCCGACGTTGTCATCCTCAGCCTGAGCCGGTATGGCCGATCGGGGCTGAGCGCACTGCAGGGCCTGCGAAAAATGCGCCGCCAGGCGATCGTGGTCGTCCTGAGCAACTGCCCGGCGGCGCCAATGCGCAGTGCTTGCCTGCGGGCTGGCGCGTCGTACTTCTTCGACAAGACCATGGAATTCGACGCGTTGCGCAGCACCCTGCTGCGCCTTGCGGCGCAGAAGATAAGCGCTCGGGCGGCGGCACCGGAACACACCGCGGCATAG